A single window of Microbispora hainanensis DNA harbors:
- the rpmF gene encoding 50S ribosomal protein L32, with amino-acid sequence MAVPKRRTSRSNTRHRRSQWKATPPDLVPITVNGRELLVPRRLVRAYQRGLIVPG; translated from the coding sequence GTGGCCGTTCCCAAGCGCAGAACCTCGCGCAGCAACACCCGCCACCGTCGCAGCCAGTGGAAGGCGACTCCGCCCGACCTGGTGCCGATCACCGTGAACGGCCGCGAGCTCCTGGTGCCCCGCCGGCTGGTACGCGCCTACCAGCGCGGGCTCATCGTTCCCGGCTGA
- the rpsR gene encoding 30S ribosomal protein S18 translates to MKPRRTPRKKGNPLQGVSYVDYKNTDLLRKFISDRGKIRSRRVTGVTVQQQRQIARAIKNAREMALLPYASQPRS, encoded by the coding sequence ATGAAGCCCCGCCGTACGCCCCGGAAGAAGGGCAACCCGCTGCAGGGCGTGAGCTACGTCGACTACAAGAACACCGACCTGCTGCGGAAGTTCATCTCCGACCGCGGCAAGATCCGCAGCCGCCGCGTCACCGGCGTCACCGTGCAGCAGCAACGCCAGATCGCCCGCGCCATCAAGAACGCCCGTGAGATGGCGCTGCTCCCCTACGCATCCCAGCCGCGTTCCTGA
- a CDS encoding DUF427 domain-containing protein, with protein sequence MRAVVGETVVAEAADDAVVRIEGNVYFPPDSVVAGTLRDSPTPYTCPWKGKAQYHDVLAGETVLSDGAWSYPGIKESAAARVGRDFSGYVAFDRRQVRIES encoded by the coding sequence ATGCGGGCAGTGGTGGGGGAGACCGTGGTGGCCGAGGCCGCGGACGACGCGGTGGTCAGGATAGAGGGGAACGTCTACTTCCCGCCGGACTCGGTCGTGGCCGGCACGCTCCGCGACAGCCCGACGCCCTACACCTGTCCCTGGAAGGGGAAGGCGCAGTATCACGACGTCCTGGCCGGAGAGACGGTGCTCAGCGACGGCGCGTGGTCCTACCCCGGCATCAAGGAGTCGGCGGCGGCCCGCGTCGGCCGCGACTTCAGCGGCTATGTCGCCTTCGACAGGCGGCAGGTTCGGATCGAGAGCTGA
- a CDS encoding type B 50S ribosomal protein L31 — MKKGIHPDYHPVVFRDPGAGFAFLTRSTITSGKTIEWEDGNTYPVVDVDVSSASHPFYTGRSRVLDTAGRVERFNQRYGRA, encoded by the coding sequence ATGAAGAAGGGCATCCACCCCGACTACCACCCGGTCGTGTTCCGCGACCCGGGCGCCGGGTTCGCCTTCCTCACCCGCTCGACCATCACCAGCGGCAAGACGATCGAGTGGGAGGACGGCAACACCTATCCCGTGGTGGACGTCGACGTCTCCTCCGCGAGCCACCCCTTCTACACCGGGCGCAGCAGGGTGCTCGACACCGCCGGCCGGGTCGAGCGGTTCAACCAGCGCTACGGGAGGGCCTGA
- a CDS encoding TetR/AcrR family transcriptional regulator, producing the protein MRATRADAARNRDQLLAVATRVFASADAEPSMRAIAREAGVGIATLYRHFPTRESLVDAVYRDQVVRLTTGARELLGEMPPAAAMRRWMDLFGDWIATKNGMLGTLLAMIESGEIAHAQTRNELLAAITTILDAGRTAGDLRSDVGAEDIAASLIGIFTVAPRREQDARAGRLLDLLMDGLRPADRPA; encoded by the coding sequence ATGCGCGCGACACGGGCGGACGCGGCCCGGAACCGCGACCAGTTGCTCGCGGTGGCGACCCGCGTGTTCGCGTCGGCCGACGCCGAGCCGTCGATGCGTGCGATCGCCCGCGAGGCCGGGGTCGGCATCGCCACGCTCTATCGGCACTTCCCGACCCGAGAGTCGCTGGTCGACGCGGTCTACCGGGACCAGGTCGTACGGCTGACGACCGGCGCCCGCGAGCTGCTCGGCGAGATGCCTCCGGCCGCGGCGATGCGGCGCTGGATGGACCTGTTCGGCGACTGGATCGCGACCAAGAACGGCATGCTCGGCACGCTGCTCGCGATGATCGAGTCGGGCGAGATCGCCCACGCGCAGACCCGGAACGAGCTGCTGGCGGCCATCACCACGATCCTCGACGCCGGCCGGACGGCGGGCGACCTCCGCTCCGACGTCGGCGCCGAAGACATCGCCGCCTCCCTCATCGGCATCTTCACCGTGGCACCCCGGCGAGAGCAGGACGCCAGGGCCGGTCGCCTGCTCGACCTGCTGATGGACGGCCTCCGACCCGCCGACCGCCCGGCCTGA
- the rpmG gene encoding 50S ribosomal protein L33 — translation MARNELRPVIKLRSSAGTGYTYVTRKNRRNDPDRLTLRKYDPIIRRHVAFREER, via the coding sequence ATGGCCAGAAACGAGCTACGCCCCGTGATCAAGCTGCGATCGAGCGCGGGCACCGGCTACACCTACGTGACCCGCAAGAACCGGCGAAACGACCCCGACCGGCTCACGCTCCGCAAGTACGACCCGATCATCCGCAGGCACGTCGCATTCCGGGAGGAACGATGA
- a CDS encoding DUF6510 family protein: protein MTSDFSTPAAPGGGTGPVLDGNAAAGEFAGIIAGDPTIATVRCAGCGAAQAFGQLHAYMGGPGTVLRCRECEAMVARVARTPRGTWLDLSGSSSWSFSPAPGLA from the coding sequence ATGACCTCGGACTTCTCGACCCCGGCCGCACCCGGCGGCGGCACCGGCCCGGTCCTGGACGGCAACGCCGCCGCCGGCGAGTTCGCCGGGATCATCGCGGGCGACCCGACCATCGCCACCGTCCGTTGCGCCGGCTGCGGCGCCGCGCAGGCGTTCGGGCAGTTGCATGCCTACATGGGCGGGCCTGGAACCGTGCTGCGCTGCCGCGAGTGCGAGGCGATGGTCGCCCGGGTGGCCCGGACACCTCGGGGCACGTGGCTCGACCTCTCGGGCTCCAGCTCGTGGTCGTTCTCGCCCGCCCCTGGCCTCGCCTGA
- a CDS encoding sulfite oxidase-like oxidoreductase has product MTISRGFFGHHDPRAADLPPGQHLTHGFPVLTAGPTQLIPTERWSFTITPEIGEPKRWSWDEMTALPSEEINVDIHCVTRWTKLGTRWRGVALDTFFEDVETDDDYAMVHSYGGYTTNLPLEDLLGGRAWIAYEFEGEPLHAEHGGPARLLVPHLYFWKSAKWVKGITMQRSDEPGFWESFGYHTYGDPWREQRYADD; this is encoded by the coding sequence GTGACAATCTCGCGTGGCTTCTTCGGCCATCACGACCCGCGTGCCGCCGATCTGCCGCCCGGCCAGCATCTGACCCACGGATTCCCCGTGCTGACGGCCGGTCCGACGCAGCTGATCCCGACGGAGAGGTGGAGCTTCACCATCACACCGGAGATCGGCGAGCCGAAGCGGTGGAGCTGGGACGAGATGACGGCCCTGCCCTCCGAGGAGATCAACGTCGATATCCACTGCGTGACCCGGTGGACGAAACTCGGGACCCGGTGGCGGGGCGTCGCGCTCGACACCTTCTTCGAGGACGTCGAGACCGACGACGACTATGCGATGGTCCACTCGTACGGCGGCTACACCACGAACCTCCCTCTGGAAGACCTGCTCGGCGGCAGGGCCTGGATCGCGTACGAGTTCGAGGGAGAGCCGCTTCACGCCGAGCACGGCGGTCCGGCCAGGCTCCTGGTGCCGCATCTCTACTTCTGGAAGTCCGCGAAGTGGGTGAAGGGCATCACCATGCAGCGCTCCGACGAGCCGGGCTTCTGGGAGAGCTTCGGCTATCACACGTACGGCGACCCATGGCGCGAGCAGCGGTACGCCGATGACTGA
- a CDS encoding TetR/AcrR family transcriptional regulator: protein MTTADSHNGRRLTARGAKTRTRIVTAASDLMYVKGVRATTLDDVLAASGVSKSQLYHHFDGKDALVRAVIDHVGERVIEREREALGHVSTIRGLRRWRDALVQNNALRHGAYGCALGSLASEVSDHDAVAREALSRLFNEWQGLLAGVLRRLQDGGGLAPEASADQLATGLMAALQGGYMLAQTARDVTPMATALDMALAHIESLSKD, encoded by the coding sequence ATGACGACCGCTGACTCGCACAATGGCAGACGCCTGACGGCGCGCGGTGCAAAGACGCGGACAAGGATCGTCACCGCCGCGAGCGACCTGATGTACGTAAAGGGAGTCAGGGCTACCACGCTTGATGACGTGCTGGCGGCGAGCGGAGTCAGCAAGTCGCAGTTGTATCACCACTTCGACGGCAAGGACGCGCTCGTGCGGGCCGTCATCGACCACGTGGGAGAACGCGTCATCGAGCGCGAGCGCGAGGCACTCGGCCATGTCTCGACGATCCGGGGCCTGCGACGCTGGCGGGACGCGTTGGTCCAGAACAACGCCCTTCGGCATGGCGCCTACGGCTGTGCGCTCGGCTCGCTGGCCTCCGAGGTCTCCGATCACGACGCGGTCGCACGCGAAGCCCTGTCTCGGCTGTTCAACGAATGGCAGGGACTGCTGGCCGGCGTGTTGCGACGACTTCAAGACGGTGGTGGGCTCGCGCCCGAGGCGTCGGCGGACCAGCTCGCGACCGGGCTCATGGCCGCCCTCCAGGGCGGGTACATGCTGGCCCAGACCGCGCGCGATGTCACCCCGATGGCGACGGCACTCGACATGGCACTCGCGCACATCGAGAGCCTGTCGAAAGACTGA
- a CDS encoding GNAT family N-acetyltransferase: protein MNRSPAAVEVRKDETTRLYEALIDGQVVGSLAYETTGGRISLTHSYVDPDQRHRGVASALARYALEDLSRSRSRAGVYCGFVADYVEDHPEWKDAVDINRSAFIATRTARDSNRDR from the coding sequence ATGAATCGATCACCGGCCGCCGTTGAGGTGCGCAAGGACGAGACCACCCGCCTGTACGAGGCACTGATCGACGGGCAGGTCGTCGGCAGTCTCGCGTACGAGACGACCGGTGGGCGGATCTCGCTCACGCACTCCTACGTGGACCCGGACCAACGGCATCGAGGCGTCGCCTCGGCCCTGGCGCGCTACGCGCTCGAAGATCTGAGCCGGAGTCGGTCCAGGGCCGGCGTCTACTGCGGGTTCGTCGCCGACTACGTCGAAGACCATCCCGAATGGAAGGACGCCGTCGACATCAACCGTTCGGCCTTCATCGCCACTCGCACCGCGCGGGACTCGAACCGCGACCGGTGA
- a CDS encoding NADP-dependent oxidoreductase, which yields MQHDQPPTGRGRAVRLDSFGGPEVLDVREVPAPQAGPGQIRVRVTAAGLNPMDWIMTADADTAARFGLSLPAGFGTDYAGLVDQVGGGVTGFAPGDRVFGGALSRAVADFVVIDPAGGIAANEAHHTPDGVDDRTAATLTIAGRTASAALAVIDPGPDETVLIGGAAGGVGVFAVQLARLAGARVIGTGSANSAGFLRDLGAEPVVYGDGLADRVRDLAPGGVTAAIDLHGTETVHAARKLGVPDGRICTIAAQVEGVAAANGANAAPGALEEIARLVAAGRLRVPIAASFPIEEIRRAAELQAGRHVHGKVVIDL from the coding sequence ATGCAGCACGATCAACCGCCGACGGGCAGGGGCAGGGCGGTCCGGCTCGACTCGTTCGGCGGCCCCGAGGTTCTGGACGTCCGCGAGGTTCCCGCTCCCCAGGCGGGCCCGGGACAGATCCGCGTACGGGTCACCGCGGCCGGGCTGAACCCGATGGACTGGATCATGACCGCCGACGCGGACACCGCCGCCCGGTTCGGCCTGAGCCTCCCGGCCGGGTTCGGCACCGACTACGCGGGGCTGGTCGACCAGGTCGGTGGCGGGGTGACCGGCTTCGCGCCCGGCGACCGGGTGTTCGGGGGCGCCCTGTCCCGCGCGGTCGCCGACTTCGTGGTGATCGACCCGGCCGGAGGGATCGCGGCGAACGAGGCCCATCACACTCCCGACGGCGTCGACGACCGCACCGCCGCCACCCTCACGATCGCCGGGCGAACGGCGTCCGCCGCCCTCGCCGTGATCGACCCCGGCCCGGACGAAACCGTGCTGATCGGCGGCGCGGCGGGCGGGGTCGGCGTGTTCGCCGTCCAGCTCGCCCGGCTCGCGGGAGCGCGCGTGATCGGGACGGGATCGGCGAACTCGGCCGGCTTCCTGCGCGATCTCGGAGCCGAGCCGGTCGTCTACGGCGACGGCCTGGCCGACCGGGTCCGCGACCTCGCCCCCGGCGGTGTCACCGCCGCCATCGACCTGCACGGCACGGAGACGGTGCACGCCGCGAGGAAGCTCGGCGTCCCGGACGGCCGCATCTGCACCATCGCCGCACAGGTCGAGGGCGTGGCGGCGGCCAACGGCGCGAACGCCGCCCCCGGCGCCCTGGAAGAGATCGCCCGCCTGGTCGCGGCGGGGCGGCTCCGGGTGCCCATCGCGGCGAGCTTCCCGATCGAGGAGATCCGCCGCGCGGCCGAGCTCCAGGCCGGCCGGCACGTGCACGGCAAGGTCGTCATCGACCTCTAG
- a CDS encoding CobW family GTP-binding protein has protein sequence MSTPVVLVAGLHASARTAVVDRLLRDHPGSVAVHHDLREVTADRVQRVVRDASTVLDLADVRLAHGCVTCTVREDLLPQLVRHAATASLLVVDLWDSVEPRSVAEALDCEEAHDILRLTCVLTALHAEHMPVDITRGDRLRETGQIAASGDQRFLAEVLARQIEYATALSVHGGDEEDVELSRAVLAHLAPCTPVFAPGSAESPLPDVTGARLCTRELAERVDPATAQLPCDAQTDEITTVVWHRLRPLHPARLFEAVDELVTQSVRSRGRFWLASRPDRQLAWDAVAGIVSVEDAGPWLAALPEAAWDMVSPARRTAAGLDWDPVTGDRVQHLVFTGPDLDRERLHALLDSCLLTGEEARAGSGVWAGYDDPFAHILDLKEIA, from the coding sequence ATGTCCACCCCCGTCGTCCTGGTCGCGGGCCTGCACGCCTCTGCTCGCACGGCCGTCGTCGATCGCCTCCTGCGCGACCATCCCGGCTCCGTGGCCGTCCACCACGACCTGCGGGAGGTGACCGCCGACCGGGTGCAGCGCGTGGTGCGCGACGCGTCCACCGTGCTCGACCTGGCCGACGTACGGCTCGCGCACGGCTGCGTCACCTGCACCGTCCGCGAGGACCTGCTCCCTCAGCTGGTGCGGCACGCCGCCACCGCGTCGCTGCTCGTGGTCGACCTGTGGGACTCGGTCGAGCCGCGCTCGGTCGCCGAGGCGCTCGACTGTGAGGAGGCCCACGACATCCTGCGGCTGACCTGCGTGCTGACCGCGCTGCACGCCGAGCACATGCCCGTCGACATCACCCGCGGCGACCGCCTCCGCGAGACCGGCCAGATCGCCGCGTCCGGCGACCAGCGCTTTCTCGCCGAGGTCCTGGCCCGGCAGATCGAGTACGCGACCGCCCTGTCCGTGCACGGCGGCGACGAAGAGGATGTGGAGCTCTCCCGCGCCGTGCTCGCCCACCTCGCGCCCTGCACGCCGGTTTTCGCCCCGGGTTCCGCCGAGTCGCCGCTGCCCGACGTGACCGGCGCCCGGCTGTGCACGCGGGAACTGGCCGAACGCGTCGACCCCGCCACCGCCCAGCTGCCCTGCGACGCCCAGACCGACGAGATCACCACGGTCGTCTGGCACCGGCTGCGCCCGCTGCACCCCGCCCGCCTGTTCGAGGCCGTGGACGAGCTGGTCACCCAGTCCGTACGCTCCCGCGGGCGGTTCTGGCTGGCCAGCCGGCCCGATCGGCAGCTCGCCTGGGACGCGGTCGCGGGCATCGTGTCGGTCGAGGACGCCGGGCCCTGGCTGGCCGCGTTGCCGGAGGCCGCCTGGGACATGGTCTCCCCCGCCCGCCGTACGGCCGCCGGCCTCGACTGGGACCCCGTCACCGGCGACCGGGTCCAGCACCTGGTGTTCACCGGGCCCGACCTCGACCGCGAGCGCCTCCACGCCCTGCTCGACTCCTGCCTGCTCACCGGGGAGGAGGCACGGGCGGGCTCCGGCGTGTGGGCCGGTTACGACGACCCCTTCGCCCACATCCTCGACCTCAAGGAGATCGCATGA
- a CDS encoding UDP-N-acetylglucosamine--N-acetylmuramyl-(pentapeptide) pyrophosphoryl-undecaprenol N-acetylglucosamine transferase produces MTAARKIRMLVTGGGTGGHTYPALTTISAVRRHAAAQGRDLDVLWVGTADGLEARIAMEHHIPFRAISAGKVRRSPNLRELGRNVADLFRIPIGVLQAAGIAARYRPDVVLSTGGYVCVPLGLAARLLGRPLVMHEQITALGLANRILARVATTIALTHPTSIDHLPARARARAVVTGNPIRPQLLHGNPVRAHQRYGLAPDLPLVYVTGGAQGSRQINTLIERILPTLLTRAQVLHQCGRDWIGHLTEVAAGLPAGIGARYHPTAYVGEELPDVYAAADVVVSRSGAGTVAELVAVGKPSVLIPLIPAAGDEQRGNARYLVEAGAARALLEPGPTPEQLLAELDVLLADPGLRVRMTHAARARGRPDAADALARVILDQAK; encoded by the coding sequence ATGACAGCCGCGCGGAAGATCCGGATGCTCGTCACCGGAGGCGGGACCGGCGGGCACACTTATCCCGCGCTCACGACCATCTCGGCCGTCCGCCGGCATGCCGCGGCGCAGGGCCGCGACCTGGACGTGCTGTGGGTGGGCACGGCCGACGGGCTGGAAGCGCGGATCGCCATGGAGCACCACATCCCGTTCAGGGCGATCAGCGCGGGCAAGGTCAGGCGATCGCCGAACCTCCGTGAGCTCGGCCGGAACGTGGCCGATCTTTTCCGGATCCCGATCGGGGTTCTGCAGGCCGCCGGGATCGCCGCGCGCTACCGGCCCGACGTGGTGTTGTCGACGGGAGGGTATGTCTGCGTGCCCCTCGGTCTCGCCGCTCGCCTGCTCGGCCGTCCGCTGGTCATGCACGAGCAGATCACCGCGCTCGGCCTGGCCAACCGCATCCTGGCCCGCGTGGCCACGACGATCGCGCTCACCCATCCCACCTCGATCGACCACCTCCCCGCGCGGGCCCGCGCGCGGGCCGTGGTCACGGGCAACCCCATCCGTCCCCAGCTCCTGCACGGAAACCCTGTCCGAGCGCACCAGCGGTATGGCCTCGCCCCGGACCTGCCGCTCGTCTACGTGACCGGCGGCGCGCAGGGCAGCAGGCAGATCAACACCCTGATCGAGCGGATCCTGCCCACGCTGCTCACCCGCGCCCAGGTGCTCCACCAGTGCGGCCGGGACTGGATCGGCCACCTCACCGAGGTCGCCGCCGGCCTGCCCGCCGGGATCGGCGCGCGCTATCACCCCACGGCGTACGTCGGCGAGGAACTGCCCGACGTGTACGCCGCCGCGGACGTCGTCGTCTCCCGCAGCGGCGCGGGAACCGTCGCCGAGCTGGTCGCGGTCGGGAAGCCGTCCGTCCTCATCCCGCTGATCCCCGCCGCCGGAGACGAGCAACGCGGCAACGCCCGCTACCTCGTCGAGGCCGGAGCCGCCCGCGCCCTGCTCGAACCCGGCCCCACCCCCGAGCAGCTCCTGGCCGAACTCGACGTGCTGCTCGCCGATCCCGGCCTCCGCGTACGCATGACCCATGCCGCCAGAGCCCGCGGACGGCCCGACGCCGCCGACGCCCTCGCCAGGGTGATCCTCGACCAGGCGAAGTGA
- the rpsN gene encoding 30S ribosomal protein S14, translating to MAKKSKIAANERRKAVVARYARRRAELKEVVRTGTPEERASAVRELARQPRDASATRVRNRDSVDGRPRGYLGTFGLSRIRFRQMAHRGELPGVTKASW from the coding sequence ATGGCCAAGAAGAGCAAGATCGCGGCCAACGAGAGGCGCAAGGCCGTGGTCGCCCGCTACGCCCGGCGGCGTGCGGAGCTGAAGGAGGTCGTACGCACCGGCACTCCGGAAGAGCGGGCATCGGCCGTACGCGAGCTGGCGCGCCAGCCGCGCGACGCGAGCGCGACCCGCGTGCGCAACCGCGACTCCGTCGACGGCCGCCCGCGGGGATATCTCGGCACGTTCGGGCTGTCGCGGATCCGGTTCCGGCAGATGGCCCATCGGGGCGAACTGCCGGGCGTGACGAAGGCGAGCTGGTGA
- a CDS encoding metal ABC transporter permease has translation MSTGIWHQIFNYDDYGQLLALVTNSIIAAAVLGVVGGLISTFVMMRDLAFAVHGIAELSFAGAAAALLLGVNVVAGSLAGSVLAAAVIGAMGVRVRDRNSAIGVLMPFGLGLGVLFLSLYKGRAANKFGLLTGQIVAVDTPQTAWLIGVSVVVLVALAVMWRPLTFASLDPEVAAARGVPVRALSPVFTLVLGLAVATTIQIVGALLVLALVVTPAAAATRVTASPRLIPLLSVLFAVTSVVGGILIALGSSIPISPYVTTIAFVIYLACRAAGAVRARSGWARRPPAAVAG, from the coding sequence ATGAGCACCGGCATCTGGCACCAGATCTTCAACTACGACGACTACGGGCAACTGCTGGCTCTGGTCACCAACTCGATCATCGCCGCGGCCGTGCTGGGCGTGGTCGGCGGCCTGATCAGCACGTTCGTGATGATGCGGGATCTGGCCTTCGCCGTGCACGGGATCGCCGAGCTGTCCTTCGCCGGCGCGGCGGCCGCGCTCCTGCTCGGGGTGAACGTGGTGGCGGGATCCCTGGCCGGATCGGTGCTGGCCGCCGCGGTCATCGGCGCCATGGGAGTGCGCGTCCGCGACCGCAACTCCGCCATCGGCGTGCTGATGCCGTTCGGCCTGGGCTTGGGCGTGCTGTTCCTTTCGCTGTACAAGGGCCGCGCCGCCAACAAGTTCGGGCTGCTCACCGGTCAGATCGTGGCCGTGGACACGCCGCAGACCGCTTGGCTCATCGGCGTGTCGGTCGTCGTCCTGGTCGCCTTGGCGGTCATGTGGCGTCCGCTGACCTTCGCCAGCCTCGATCCCGAGGTCGCCGCCGCCCGCGGCGTGCCCGTCCGGGCCCTGTCTCCCGTGTTCACCCTGGTGCTGGGTCTCGCCGTGGCCACGACCATCCAGATCGTCGGCGCTCTGCTGGTGCTCGCCCTGGTGGTCACCCCAGCGGCCGCCGCCACCCGGGTGACCGCCTCCCCTCGGCTTATCCCGCTGCTCAGCGTCCTGTTCGCCGTCACGTCCGTGGTCGGCGGCATCCTCATCGCGTTGGGCAGCAGCATCCCGATCAGCCCGTATGTCACCACGATCGCCTTCGTCATCTATCTGGCCTGCCGCGCCGCCGGTGCCGTACGGGCCCGGAGCGGCTGGGCGCGCAGACCCCCGGCCGCGGTCGCGGGCTAG
- a CDS encoding metal ABC transporter ATP-binding protein codes for MTEPMTEPVAEPVAEPVTGPMIERPGAVAPQAAPTGGSPVVLSLTGAELRRGERVLWSGLDLELHGGEFIAVLGPNGAGKTSLLHAVLGQVPLSAGTLLIGGRPPRRGGDLIGYIPQQRAVAPHTPLRARDLVRLGVDGHRWGLPLGGRGLRRRIDELLTEVGAQTYADMPLGLLSGGEQQRVRIAQALATDPALLLCDEPLLSLDPHHQHAIVDLLDRRRRARGTAVLFVTHELNPVLPLVDRVLYLAGGRFRVGTPDEVMTSSVLSDLYGGQVEVVRAHGRYLVAGASVPHHLDHTEGVPS; via the coding sequence ATGACTGAGCCGATGACCGAGCCGGTGGCCGAGCCGGTGGCCGAGCCGGTGACTGGGCCGATGATCGAGCGACCGGGCGCCGTCGCACCGCAGGCCGCCCCCACCGGCGGATCGCCCGTCGTCCTCAGCCTGACCGGCGCGGAACTGCGCCGTGGCGAGCGCGTGCTGTGGTCCGGGCTGGACCTGGAGCTGCACGGCGGCGAGTTCATCGCCGTGCTGGGGCCCAACGGAGCGGGCAAGACCAGCCTGCTGCACGCCGTCCTGGGCCAGGTGCCTCTCTCCGCCGGCACCCTGCTGATCGGCGGCCGCCCGCCGCGGCGAGGCGGCGATCTGATCGGCTACATCCCCCAGCAGCGCGCCGTCGCCCCGCACACGCCACTGCGCGCCCGCGATCTCGTACGGCTCGGCGTCGACGGCCACCGCTGGGGTCTGCCCCTCGGCGGCCGGGGGCTGCGGCGCCGCATCGACGAACTGCTGACCGAGGTCGGCGCGCAGACGTACGCGGACATGCCGCTCGGCCTGCTGTCCGGCGGCGAGCAGCAGCGGGTGCGCATCGCGCAGGCCCTGGCCACCGATCCCGCGCTCCTGCTGTGCGACGAGCCGCTCCTGTCGCTGGACCCGCATCACCAGCACGCGATCGTCGACCTGCTCGACCGGCGGCGGCGCGCCCGCGGCACCGCGGTGCTCTTCGTCACCCACGAGCTCAACCCGGTGCTGCCGCTGGTCGACCGGGTGCTCTACCTGGCCGGGGGCCGGTTCCGCGTCGGCACGCCCGACGAGGTGATGACGTCGTCCGTGTTGTCCGACCTGTACGGCGGCCAGGTCGAGGTGGTCCGGGCCCACGGCCGCTACCTGGTCGCCGGCGCATCCGTCCCGCATCACCTCGACCACACCGAAGGCGTCCCGTCATGA
- a CDS encoding metal ABC transporter solute-binding protein, Zn/Mn family has protein sequence MNTSSLRRPAVLVVAGVASVLLAGCGGSPAPAASAAPSASASTSASTGAVAVVTSTNVYGDIVRQIGGDKVAVTSFIASPDQDPHSYEANTQNQLALSNAKVIIENGGGYDDFMDKMRDAAGNTTAQVLNAVEISGKTAAAGEELNEHVWYDFPSVARLADSIAAALGKADPSGAAAFTAGAEAFKQKLTPLEEQEATIAQSAKGTAVAITEPVPLYMIEACGLTNATPEDFSEAIEEGNDVSARVLRDTLALFSGKKVRALVYNSQTSGPETEKVREAADGSGIPVVPVTETLPSGEDYIGWMTANLDALGKALHDD, from the coding sequence ATGAACACCTCCTCCCTCCGTCGTCCCGCCGTGCTCGTCGTCGCGGGCGTGGCTTCCGTGCTGCTGGCCGGCTGCGGCGGCTCGCCTGCTCCCGCGGCGTCCGCGGCGCCGTCCGCGAGCGCGTCCACGAGCGCGTCCACCGGCGCGGTCGCCGTGGTGACCTCCACCAACGTGTACGGCGACATCGTGCGGCAGATCGGCGGCGACAAGGTCGCGGTGACCTCGTTCATCGCCAGCCCCGACCAGGACCCGCACTCCTACGAGGCCAACACGCAGAACCAGCTGGCCCTGTCGAACGCCAAGGTGATCATCGAGAACGGCGGCGGCTACGACGACTTCATGGACAAGATGCGCGACGCCGCCGGCAACACCACGGCCCAGGTGCTGAACGCGGTCGAGATCTCCGGGAAGACGGCGGCCGCCGGGGAGGAGCTCAACGAGCACGTCTGGTATGACTTCCCGTCCGTCGCGCGGCTGGCCGACTCGATCGCCGCCGCGCTGGGCAAGGCCGATCCCTCCGGAGCCGCCGCCTTCACCGCAGGGGCCGAGGCCTTCAAGCAGAAGCTCACGCCGCTGGAGGAGCAGGAGGCGACGATCGCGCAGAGCGCGAAGGGCACCGCCGTGGCGATCACCGAGCCGGTCCCGCTGTACATGATCGAGGCCTGCGGCCTGACCAACGCCACCCCCGAGGACTTCAGCGAGGCCATCGAGGAGGGCAACGACGTCTCCGCCCGCGTCCTGCGGGACACCCTCGCCCTGTTCAGCGGCAAGAAGGTGCGGGCCCTGGTCTACAACTCCCAGACCTCCGGCCCGGAGACCGAGAAGGTCCGTGAGGCGGCGGACGGCAGCGGGATCCCCGTCGTCCCGGTCACCGAGACCCTGCCCTCCGGTGAGGACTACATCGGCTGGATGACCGCCAACCTCGACGCGCTCGGCAAGGCCCTGCACGATGACTGA
- the rpmB gene encoding 50S ribosomal protein L28, with translation MSAHCQLTGAAPVFGNRVSHSHRRTRRRWNPNIQHRRYWLPSENRYVRLTLSTRAIRTIDKIGIETAVARIRARGEKI, from the coding sequence ATGTCGGCGCACTGCCAGCTCACGGGAGCCGCGCCGGTCTTCGGCAACCGCGTCTCCCACTCCCACCGCCGCACCCGCCGGCGATGGAACCCCAACATCCAGCACCGCCGCTACTGGCTGCCCAGCGAGAACCGCTATGTACGGCTCACGCTCAGCACCCGGGCGATCAGAACCATCGACAAGATCGGCATCGAGACCGCCGTCGCCCGGATCCGGGCCCGCGGAGAGAAGATCTGA